In Aristaeella hokkaidonensis, the following are encoded in one genomic region:
- a CDS encoding leucine-rich repeat domain-containing protein: MKKSVLLLLVVLLVCMFCYTMAEEDQGVKINKEHFPDSLFLKTVKKYDRDENGYLSAEEIENITVINLQGMDVETLKGIEFLTSLEVLNCEGNKLTELDLKTNKELTSLYCDNNKLTALNVKENTQLENLDCENNQLKKLDLTGNTALEMLKCGLNQLTELDLCQNTNLVTLYCQENNIKELDLSRNTELEEVNCRLNVLESLNVNQCSNLTELYCELGYIAELDVSQCAELEILICEWNQLKKLDVSQNTILKELYCGTNKLTELDISKNTELKTLSCYENTFRELDISGCPDLRILDCENCGLAELDISGCKVIVDMTENNKPKTIRESVAWSVRDEDWERVSALTVNWNTKIYKENGELVKSGLTEPEIRKETGPYDMNENGRLSKAAMEEAWTERNLAVEYTSAYPDVLNPSEKTLFDFFCSWSQNDANVLTESFIFAQKTGSEDVRTMVAELLELGTPVSYQINDVYGGDGYNSVYECTAEMAHIDGEHARYVQIEIGIKFGWMIGAQVISVKTVEAAEYNLNKKIYSLAPDAVIQDLLAAGLYDNRTDGELQPIGESSEAEGIRIELISGLLLDDKAWFFYSVEDVERKYGDCDLFAFPNTYIGDNDLGIHDTLYHDVQAHKSYHLVENHFKEKVDMNEREVTASTGYIEVQQNEWMDLSELLTQYVGEAENVTMVPSDVWYYDKDNEDRKLTEEEKKILDYNKPLDIQVTPDIMISGIGWIDGKLHVQIKGTNYDSSQIFADGVPTYYNDKSLSYSPLYWYKDHTTYVEYVLDYKPEDVEKLKLVLEVTVNRNDPYSDSYWTMEFPLSRICPDGKAEGEQQKPDF; the protein is encoded by the coding sequence ATGAAAAAGAGCGTTTTACTGCTGCTGGTTGTGCTGCTGGTATGCATGTTTTGCTACACCATGGCGGAGGAAGATCAGGGAGTCAAAATCAATAAAGAACATTTTCCTGACAGCCTATTCCTGAAAACGGTAAAGAAATATGATCGAGATGAAAATGGATATCTCAGTGCTGAAGAAATTGAAAACATTACGGTGATCAATCTGCAGGGGATGGATGTGGAAACCCTTAAAGGGATTGAATTCCTGACCAGCCTGGAGGTTCTGAATTGTGAAGGGAACAAACTGACCGAACTGGATCTCAAGACGAATAAAGAACTGACCAGTCTTTACTGCGACAATAACAAATTGACGGCACTGAATGTGAAAGAAAATACACAGCTGGAAAACCTGGACTGTGAAAACAATCAGCTGAAGAAACTGGATTTGACCGGAAACACAGCGCTGGAGATGCTGAAGTGTGGCCTGAACCAGCTGACAGAACTGGACCTGTGCCAGAACACGAATCTGGTAACCCTTTACTGTCAGGAAAACAATATAAAAGAGCTGGATCTGAGCCGGAATACAGAGCTGGAAGAAGTAAACTGTCGGTTAAATGTGTTGGAAAGCCTGAATGTAAATCAATGCTCAAACCTGACAGAACTTTACTGTGAACTGGGATATATAGCGGAATTGGATGTGAGCCAGTGTGCAGAACTGGAGATACTGATATGCGAATGGAATCAACTGAAAAAACTGGACGTGAGCCAGAACACAATCCTGAAGGAACTGTATTGCGGGACTAATAAACTGACAGAACTGGATATAAGCAAAAACACGGAATTAAAGACACTTTCTTGTTACGAAAATACCTTCCGGGAATTGGACATCAGCGGCTGTCCGGATCTCCGGATTCTTGATTGTGAGAATTGCGGACTGGCCGAACTGGATATCAGCGGCTGTAAAGTGATTGTTGACATGACAGAGAACAATAAGCCTAAGACGATAAGGGAGAGTGTTGCGTGGAGCGTCCGGGATGAAGACTGGGAACGCGTGTCAGCCCTCACGGTGAACTGGAATACGAAGATTTATAAGGAAAACGGAGAATTGGTGAAAAGCGGTCTCACGGAACCTGAAATTCGGAAAGAAACGGGGCCGTATGATATGAATGAGAACGGCAGGCTCAGCAAAGCTGCGATGGAGGAAGCCTGGACTGAGAGAAATCTTGCAGTGGAATATACCAGCGCTTATCCGGATGTCTTGAACCCAAGCGAGAAAACACTGTTTGATTTCTTTTGCAGCTGGTCACAGAATGATGCTAATGTACTGACAGAAAGCTTTATTTTCGCACAGAAAACCGGCAGCGAAGATGTCCGGACGATGGTGGCTGAATTGCTGGAACTGGGCACGCCGGTGAGCTATCAGATCAATGACGTATACGGAGGGGATGGTTATAACAGTGTTTATGAGTGCACTGCTGAAATGGCACACATCGACGGAGAGCATGCCCGATATGTACAGATTGAAATTGGTATAAAATTCGGATGGATGATTGGCGCCCAGGTTATAAGTGTGAAAACCGTGGAAGCTGCGGAATATAACCTGAATAAAAAGATTTATTCCCTGGCACCGGATGCGGTGATTCAAGACTTGCTGGCTGCTGGATTATATGATAATCGGACAGACGGAGAATTGCAGCCAATCGGCGAAAGCAGTGAAGCAGAGGGAATCAGGATCGAACTGATCTCCGGACTGCTGCTGGATGATAAAGCATGGTTTTTCTACAGTGTGGAGGACGTGGAAAGGAAATATGGCGATTGTGATCTTTTTGCTTTCCCGAATACTTACATCGGTGACAATGATCTAGGCATACACGATACACTGTATCATGACGTTCAGGCACACAAAAGCTATCATCTGGTGGAGAACCACTTCAAGGAAAAGGTTGATATGAATGAAAGAGAAGTGACTGCATCAACAGGCTATATTGAGGTTCAACAGAACGAATGGATGGATCTTTCGGAGCTGCTTACGCAGTACGTCGGAGAAGCGGAGAATGTGACTATGGTTCCGTCGGATGTGTGGTACTACGATAAGGACAATGAGGACAGAAAACTGACAGAGGAAGAAAAGAAGATCCTGGATTATAACAAACCGCTGGATATCCAGGTGACACCCGATATCATGATTTCCGGCATTGGCTGGATTGACGGGAAGCTTCATGTGCAAATAAAGGGTACAAACTACGACAGCTCTCAGATTTTTGCTGATGGAGTTCCAACGTATTACAATGACAAATCATTAAGCTACAGTCCGTTGTACTGGTACA
- a CDS encoding SecDF P1 head subdomain-containing protein, protein MKKSLVLLLILVLLAAVCGVSCGESLTEKIAGTWYENEEIVGGRLSETSRTGYTFAFNEDGTGKVTGQNTSGDTQDAEIKWQEEKNGITIELEINEKQYRYRLLPYKDMVLFNRGNYISILGKKLGEKSGIRYGSFAEYSCEPLEGTDEITDELLDTTVSILKTRMEQKGYEDANVERLGEDRIRIEVEGKQDDDAFTLADAQGNMEFLDPEGKVFMGREEIASVEYDNGMGSFNLLFTLTDEGRKIFAEETEKDVGKMISIRMDDEILVQATVSSAIPYGNVVLHNNTWERAKGMIAVLNTPVLPVKLSIVGNGSYSDVEFAEHEEDVGPVGDITVVLKMGDREMTQYELNQAIQKETEYAKAYAGMMNNAYMYPVGIQEQVIADIKKEWTLDAKVKELHLDQLTEEDMETVRREAQAYYDSILDYAKVYVKTDGLDEEGIDQAARDMMLEYGYTLESVTEEQTGKLINKKLRDYIINDVTVTDEEIRAERDKRAEAGRTGDELEESLIKETLLSAKQDKVYQETVEEWIQNAGIIDKLQTAENKTNLSLLDLVNIMTENK, encoded by the coding sequence ATGAAAAAGAGCCTGGTGTTGCTGCTGATTCTGGTGCTGCTTGCTGCGGTCTGCGGCGTGAGCTGCGGGGAGTCACTGACAGAGAAGATCGCCGGAACATGGTATGAGAATGAAGAGATCGTAGGCGGCAGACTGTCCGAAACAAGCAGGACGGGATATACGTTCGCATTCAATGAAGACGGAACGGGGAAAGTGACCGGGCAGAATACGAGTGGTGATACCCAGGATGCTGAAATTAAGTGGCAGGAGGAGAAAAACGGTATAACCATCGAGTTGGAAATCAATGAAAAACAGTACAGATACCGGCTGCTGCCTTATAAGGACATGGTTCTTTTCAACAGGGGAAACTACATAAGCATTTTAGGGAAAAAGCTGGGAGAAAAGTCCGGAATCCGGTATGGCTCCTTCGCAGAGTATTCTTGTGAGCCGCTGGAGGGGACGGACGAGATCACGGATGAACTGCTGGATACAACTGTTTCCATCCTGAAAACACGGATGGAGCAGAAGGGATATGAGGATGCGAATGTTGAACGGCTCGGAGAAGACAGGATCCGTATCGAAGTAGAGGGCAAACAGGATGATGATGCGTTTACTCTGGCGGATGCACAAGGGAACATGGAATTCCTGGACCCGGAGGGAAAAGTGTTTATGGGCCGGGAAGAAATTGCTTCCGTAGAGTACGATAATGGAATGGGCAGCTTCAATCTTCTGTTTACCCTGACGGATGAGGGGAGAAAGATCTTTGCTGAAGAAACCGAAAAAGATGTCGGGAAGATGATTTCGATCCGAATGGATGATGAAATACTGGTGCAGGCTACGGTTAGCAGCGCCATTCCATATGGAAATGTTGTGCTGCACAATAACACCTGGGAACGCGCAAAGGGAATGATCGCAGTCCTGAACACTCCGGTGCTGCCGGTAAAACTGAGCATAGTCGGGAATGGCAGCTATTCTGACGTTGAGTTTGCGGAGCATGAAGAAGACGTCGGTCCGGTGGGTGACATTACGGTTGTGCTGAAAATGGGCGATCGTGAAATGACACAGTATGAACTGAATCAGGCAATTCAGAAGGAAACAGAATACGCGAAAGCATATGCAGGCATGATGAATAACGCATATATGTATCCTGTTGGAATCCAGGAACAGGTCATTGCAGATATAAAGAAAGAATGGACCCTGGACGCCAAAGTGAAGGAACTGCATCTGGACCAGCTGACAGAAGAAGATATGGAGACGGTCCGTCGGGAAGCACAGGCCTACTATGACTCCATCCTGGATTACGCAAAAGTCTATGTCAAGACGGATGGACTGGATGAGGAAGGCATTGATCAGGCGGCCAGGGATATGATGCTGGAATATGGATATACCCTTGAGTCAGTTACAGAAGAGCAGACCGGGAAGCTGATAAACAAGAAGCTCCGGGATTATATTATCAATGACGTTACGGTAACGGACGAAGAGATCCGGGCAGAAAGGGACAAAAGGGCCGAAGCAGGCAGAACCGGGGATGAACTGGAGGAAAGCCTGATTAAGGAAACACTGCTCAGTGCAAAGCAGGACAAGGTATACCAGGAAACCGTGGAAGAATGGATTCAGAATGCTGGGATTATCGACAAGCTGCAGACAGCAGAGAATAAGACAAATCTTTCCCTGCTGGACCTGGTGAATATAATGACTGAGAACAAATAA